A genome region from Clostridium pasteurianum includes the following:
- a CDS encoding DMT family transporter yields the protein MKKGYLYILLSTILFSSMEIALKLVASIFNPIQLTFLRFLIGALILMPFALKIMKKKNLKLNKSDYKFFLIEGFICVVISMTFFQLGVLNCKASIVAILFSCNPIFVIPFAYFMLDEKVYKATIVSLIISIIGMIVIMNPANMTSSVSGIIFTLISAVTFALYGVVGKKRSARYGGIVSSSFCFLFGSLEMLVLILISKISFVANALTGAGLKTFANISVFQGIRLATLPNLIYIGIFITGLGYTFYFLAMEETSAATASLVFYIKPALAPILALIILHESIALNTIAGIVLIIASSCITFIANSRRAKANEENEEEEAV from the coding sequence ATGAAAAAGGGGTACCTATATATTTTGTTGTCCACCATACTATTTTCAAGTATGGAAATTGCTTTAAAACTTGTTGCAAGTATATTTAATCCAATTCAACTTACATTTTTAAGATTCTTAATTGGTGCATTAATTTTAATGCCATTTGCACTAAAGATTATGAAAAAAAAGAATCTAAAATTAAATAAAAGTGATTATAAATTTTTTCTTATTGAAGGCTTTATATGTGTTGTAATAAGTATGACATTTTTTCAATTGGGGGTTTTAAATTGTAAAGCTTCAATTGTTGCTATACTTTTTAGTTGTAATCCTATATTTGTAATTCCTTTTGCTTATTTTATGCTTGATGAAAAAGTATATAAGGCAACTATTGTTTCTTTAATTATAAGTATAATAGGAATGATTGTAATAATGAATCCTGCTAATATGACAAGCAGTGTAAGTGGAATTATATTTACATTAATATCCGCAGTAACTTTTGCACTGTATGGTGTAGTTGGTAAAAAGAGAAGTGCAAGATATGGCGGAATAGTATCAAGTTCTTTTTGTTTCCTTTTTGGAAGTCTTGAAATGTTAGTACTTATTTTAATATCAAAAATAAGTTTTGTAGCAAACGCCCTTACAGGTGCAGGCTTAAAAACTTTTGCTAATATAAGTGTGTTTCAAGGAATTAGACTAGCTACATTGCCTAACCTTATTTATATCGGTATATTTATAACTGGTCTTGGATATACATTTTACTTTTTAGCTATGGAAGAAACATCTGCGGCTACAGCATCGCTTGTATTTTATATTAAACCAGCACTTGCTCCTATTCTTGCACTAATAATATTACATGAATCTATAGCATTAAATACAATTGCAGGAATTGTTCTAATAATTGCAAGTTCATGTATAACATTTATTGCAAATAGTAGAAGAGCAAAGGCTAATGAAGAAAATGAGGAAGAGGAAGCTGTTTAA
- a CDS encoding glycerol-3-phosphate responsive antiterminator, protein MNIKDLLEENPVIAAVKNEKQLELALNSEIKIIFVLFGDIMNVQKISDVIASKNKIGIIHIDLVEGLMTNKEVVLRYIKEKTKFRGIISTKSQVLKYAKRYNLICVQRVFIFDTLSLNNVKNHIISECDAVEVLPGIIPKVFKIIAKCSNKPVVAGGLIETKEEVMQALSSGAACVSTTKKEIWSM, encoded by the coding sequence ATGAATATTAAAGATTTATTAGAAGAGAATCCGGTTATAGCAGCTGTGAAAAATGAAAAGCAATTAGAATTAGCACTAAATTCTGAGATTAAGATTATATTTGTTTTGTTTGGTGATATAATGAATGTTCAGAAAATAAGTGACGTTATAGCATCAAAAAACAAGATAGGAATAATTCATATTGATTTAGTTGAGGGATTAATGACTAATAAAGAAGTTGTTTTAAGGTATATTAAAGAAAAAACAAAATTTAGGGGAATAATCAGTACGAAGTCGCAAGTTTTAAAATACGCTAAAAGGTATAATCTGATATGCGTTCAGAGAGTATTTATATTTGATACTCTTTCACTGAATAATGTTAAAAATCATATTATTTCCGAATGTGATGCAGTTGAAGTGCTTCCAGGAATAATTCCAAAGGTATTTAAAATAATCGCAAAATGTTCTAATAAGCCAGTGGTTGCTGGTGGACTAATTGAGACTAAAGAAGAAGTAATGCAAGCTTTAAGTTCAGGAGCAGCATGTGTATCTACAACTAAAAAAGAAATTTGGAGTATGTAA
- the glpK gene encoding glycerol kinase GlpK, translating into MKKYIIALDQGTTSSRAIIFDNEQNILGISQKEFTQIYPNEGWVEHDPLEIWASQYGVLQEVMAKTNITQEDVAAIGITNQRETTIVWDKNTGEPIYNAIVWQCRRTAAIVDELKHDEEFASYVKENTGLLLDAYFSATKIKWILDNVEGVRQKAENGELLFGTVDTWLVWKLTNGRAHVTDYTNASRTMLYNIKELKWDEKILKKLNIPESMLPEVKNSSEIYGYTNLGGTGGIRVPIAGVAGDQQCALFGQTCFEAGSVKNTYGTGCFLLMNTGEKMIQSKNGLVTTIAIGLNGKVQYALEGSVFVGGAVIQWIRDELKLVNDAADTEYFAKKVEDNGGVYVVPAFTGLGAPYWDMYARGAILGLTRGANRNHIIRAALESIAYQSRDLIDAMQEDSGCKLTRIKVDGGASTNNLLLQFQADITGAEVVRPIITETTALGAAYLAGLAVGFWKSKEEIAEKWAVSQVYTPNLDEDKKEKLYRGWKKAVKRVQNWEEE; encoded by the coding sequence ATGAAAAAATACATAATTGCATTAGATCAGGGTACTACAAGTTCAAGAGCAATAATATTTGATAATGAACAAAATATTTTGGGGATTAGTCAAAAAGAATTTACGCAAATTTATCCTAATGAAGGATGGGTTGAACACGATCCATTAGAAATATGGGCAAGTCAATATGGTGTTTTGCAGGAAGTAATGGCAAAAACAAATATAACTCAGGAAGATGTAGCTGCAATAGGAATTACAAATCAACGTGAAACAACAATTGTATGGGATAAGAATACTGGAGAGCCTATATACAATGCTATTGTATGGCAGTGCAGAAGAACAGCAGCTATAGTTGACGAACTTAAGCATGATGAGGAATTTGCCAGTTATGTAAAAGAGAATACAGGCTTATTATTAGATGCATATTTTTCGGCTACTAAAATAAAATGGATATTAGATAATGTAGAAGGTGTAAGGCAGAAAGCAGAAAATGGAGAGCTACTTTTTGGTACAGTTGATACCTGGCTTGTGTGGAAACTTACAAATGGTAGAGCACATGTAACCGACTACACAAATGCATCTAGAACAATGCTTTATAATATAAAAGAATTAAAATGGGATGAGAAAATTTTAAAGAAGCTTAATATTCCTGAATCAATGCTTCCGGAGGTTAAAAATTCATCTGAAATATACGGATATACTAATCTTGGAGGTACAGGTGGTATTAGAGTGCCAATAGCAGGTGTGGCTGGTGACCAGCAGTGTGCTTTATTTGGCCAAACTTGCTTTGAGGCAGGCAGTGTTAAAAATACTTACGGAACAGGATGCTTCTTACTTATGAATACAGGGGAAAAAATGATTCAAAGTAAAAATGGGTTAGTAACTACTATTGCAATTGGATTAAATGGTAAGGTACAGTATGCTCTCGAAGGATCAGTATTTGTAGGTGGAGCTGTAATTCAATGGATTAGGGATGAACTTAAATTAGTTAATGATGCTGCGGATACAGAATATTTTGCTAAAAAAGTAGAAGATAACGGTGGCGTGTATGTTGTTCCGGCATTTACTGGACTTGGTGCACCTTATTGGGATATGTATGCTAGGGGTGCTATTCTTGGTTTGACAAGAGGTGCTAACAGAAACCATATAATTAGAGCTGCTCTAGAGTCTATTGCATATCAGTCAAGAGATCTTATAGATGCTATGCAGGAGGATTCGGGCTGTAAACTTACAAGAATTAAAGTTGATGGTGGGGCAAGTACTAATAATTTATTACTTCAATTTCAGGCGGATATAACGGGAGCAGAGGTTGTAAGACCTATAATAACTGAAACAACAGCACTTGGTGCAGCGTACCTTGCAGGACTTGCTGTAGGTTTCTGGAAGTCAAAAGAAGAAATTGCGGAAAAATGGGCTGTGAGTCAGGTGTATACTCCAAATCTAGATGAGGATAAGAAAGAAAAATTGTATAGAGGATGGAAAAAGGCAGTTAAGAGAGTTCAGAATTGGGAAGAAGAATAA
- a CDS encoding NAD(P)/FAD-dependent oxidoreductase — MYDVAIIGAGVIGCSIFRELTKYKLKVVILEKEKDVSMGTSKANSAIVHAGYDPEEGTLMAKYNVKGNEMFEGLCKELSVPFKRNGSLVLAFNEEDIKTIKHLYENGTKIGVKNLKVLTKDEVLKMEPNLSEKVQGALYAPTGGIVGPFEYTIALAENAAQNGGEIKLKKEVVSIEKNDTFKITAKDGEIIEAKFIINAAGLYADKIHNLICSESFKITPRSGEYFVMDKSQGSVVSHTIFQCPSKLGKGVLVTPTVHGNLLIGPDARDIDDKEDMGTEAEGLAAIREASKLSTEKVNFRESIRNFAGLRANPDTDDFIVEENNEVKGFIDAAGMKSPGLSSAPAIALDVVNILEKAGCKLDKKENFEAKREQIYFKDLSPKEKSKLIKKNPKYGRIICRCESITEGEIVDAIRRSFGVLSIDGIKRRCRPGMGRCQGGFCGPRVQEIIAREYNIPLENVDLEKDGSYILVGKTK; from the coding sequence ATGTACGATGTTGCGATAATTGGGGCAGGTGTTATAGGTTGCTCTATATTTAGAGAACTAACTAAGTATAAATTAAAAGTGGTTATTTTAGAAAAAGAGAAAGATGTTTCAATGGGGACTAGTAAGGCAAATTCGGCAATAGTTCACGCGGGTTATGATCCTGAAGAAGGAACATTAATGGCAAAATATAATGTAAAAGGTAACGAAATGTTTGAAGGTTTATGCAAAGAATTGAGTGTACCATTTAAGAGAAATGGATCATTAGTTTTAGCTTTTAATGAAGAGGATATTAAGACAATAAAGCATTTATATGAAAATGGGACAAAAATAGGTGTAAAGAATTTAAAAGTTTTAACTAAGGATGAAGTACTTAAAATGGAACCAAATCTCAGCGAAAAAGTACAGGGAGCATTATATGCACCTACTGGGGGAATAGTAGGACCTTTTGAATACACAATTGCACTAGCGGAGAATGCTGCTCAAAATGGTGGAGAAATTAAATTAAAAAAAGAAGTAGTTTCAATAGAAAAAAATGACACTTTTAAAATTACAGCTAAAGATGGAGAAATTATAGAAGCAAAATTTATAATAAATGCGGCAGGACTTTATGCGGATAAGATTCATAATTTAATTTGCAGTGAAAGCTTTAAGATAACTCCAAGAAGCGGTGAATATTTTGTAATGGACAAAAGCCAGGGAAGTGTAGTAAGTCATACAATATTTCAATGTCCATCAAAGTTAGGAAAAGGAGTTTTAGTAACACCAACTGTTCATGGAAATCTATTAATTGGCCCTGATGCTAGGGATATAGATGATAAGGAAGATATGGGAACTGAAGCAGAGGGACTAGCAGCTATAAGAGAGGCTTCTAAACTTTCAACTGAAAAGGTTAATTTTAGAGAATCTATAAGAAATTTTGCTGGACTTAGAGCAAATCCTGATACAGATGATTTTATAGTAGAGGAAAATAATGAGGTTAAAGGCTTTATTGATGCAGCAGGAATGAAATCGCCAGGGTTATCTTCGGCACCAGCTATTGCTTTAGATGTGGTAAATATATTAGAAAAGGCAGGATGTAAGCTGGATAAAAAAGAAAATTTTGAAGCTAAAAGAGAACAGATTTATTTTAAAGATTTGTCTCCTAAGGAAAAATCAAAATTGATAAAGAAAAATCCTAAGTATGGCAGAATAATATGCAGATGTGAAAGTATAACGGAGGGTGAAATTGTAGATGCAATAAGGAGAAGCTTTGGAGTACTTTCAATAGATGGTATTAAAAGAAGATGCAGACCAGGAATGGGAAGATGTCAGGGTGGATTCTGTGGACCAAGAGTTCAGGAAATAATTGCAAGAGAATATAATATTCCACTAGAAAATGTTGATTTAGAAAAAGATGGTTCTTACATTTTAGTGGGAAAAACTAAGTAG